Proteins from a genomic interval of Amphiura filiformis chromosome 9, Afil_fr2py, whole genome shotgun sequence:
- the LOC140160666 gene encoding uncharacterized protein — MSFSRAKTKRFNEVVSCAPGVGKYEVKDHKPVTGVLGFDKMYDGDRFKAPKDPVPRNLNLTLSQSMLNKTTSLSNESISSMSSEPPSIRKSKPKESRTPRKNDHKVQELETEIRRLLQERSKLDKELIHTQQELSKVEGKLQNVVREKSALTTQVATLEKDLLSLKKSTDVLKNKVSSLEVTNRRHTSLSDELSETDNKLQAKQQELDAYRSSMECKVETLKADLEESALKMAAIEQSKISLEQVKADIAAHSEELESEIRQLQGLADHLRAENRELHDKLQRNEERKEMLHLEVERVARQADERLKETVEDLQEKVKHQLLQYEELDVAKQMVEEDLEASQTQNEMLHQSKSSLEQRVSSAQGTISQLQSKEQELQQKVADLGSKVKVEEDKIKAMEEKYKAAEEEIEDLKEQLHRNEQLYTSNMESLTAKYQSVEDTLQHNEAEHTRAIDQLTFELQASQTSMMEVEEECEKLRTQSKQLMESLNAEKANSLEAEEKLTHSMGIEKDLQEQLTKAEDNASTLKREKESLEECVQCLTKQKEEQQEAASLANNDLEESLAQLQLDHKQIQGEYEKLEENLNQSSKSLESLQESHKKQTNELTSAQSNQAMLEKQIADLEEKNKDMKQEFTRRLIETQKKLTNKQRELESFKVDSENDMTVIRSSLEQKVNQLQDQVNSMEKQASEQMRCNDDLNSTYQSLEITVNQLKQSLTEKETQLRLSEETREKSQAENSLQQETIVQLQDDLAKMEDTKVTALLQSKEQLEVAIEEKKCLDEAYQSLHASNCQLEETVLEQEEEISNLMKEQNELQETKTDLLATSENLQETVHEQQSTIVQMMENQTKLECLKEDLKESNVTLQTSLKEYEALVAKLREGKNSAVETSHTLQNANSQLQDALIVQQQKVNGLKEEQRKSAEAAHELSTANSQLKDALEEQRMKVNTLMEEQHKSAQATRESSTANLQLQDALKERQIKVNSLMEEQQKSTEAVRELSTANSQLEDALKERQIKVSSLMEEQHKSAEAACELSNENSQLQDALKVQQMKVNSLMEEQHNSAEAVRELSTSNNALEETVSALKQKLAVLEQEQRMLSESNHQLESCNGNLTDAVGQLKRMLAGMEQEQKTLTSTNDTLETEKEGLQEMIADLQGHLEQMQLESRQVLESREEAEASNRNLQEQLSNVTEQYSLLSKDKQRVEEMNVDLESKVAQLQEEWGSHECQATDASELERLQEDACRWQTRFEELQAKVEPFQAQLDQFAAERDALLSGKSAAESEVTQLSLNYAKLLGHQNQKQKIHHVLKIKEENMKLKKDMDKLRGENLKMTRKLCTLESKSDGAKRRFNPDDAFKHKKENNRPLADHN, encoded by the exons ATCCAGTACCTCGTAACCTGAACCTAACCCTTAGTCAGTCTATGCTAAATAAGACAACAAGCTTAAGCAATGAATCCATCTCCAGCATGTCCAGTGAACCGCCATCAATAAGGAAGTCG AAACCTAAAGAGTCCAGAACGCCTCGCAAAAATGATCATAAAGTGCAGGAGTTGGAAACAGAG ATACGCCGCCTCCTTCAAGAAAGAAGCAAGTTAGACAAAGAACTTATACATACTCAACAAGAGCTCAGCAAAGTAGAAGGCAAGCTTCAAAATGTAGTACGAGAAAAGAGCGCCCTCACTACTCAAGTTGCTACCTTGGAGAAAGATCTGCTGTCGTTGAAAAAGTCAACAGATGTTCTAAAAAACAAG GTGAGCAGTTTGGAGGTAACTAACAGGAGGCATACCAGCCTATCGGATGAGTTATCGGAAACGGATAATAAGCTACAAGCCAAACAACAG gagCTTGATGCCTACCGGTCCTCAATGGAGTGTAAGGTAGAAACACTGAAGGCAGATTTAGAGGAATCGGCactcaagatggctgccattgaACAAAGCAAGATATCATTAG AGCAAGTTAAGGCAGACATAGCAGCACATAGTGAAGAGTTGGAGTCGGAGATCAGGCAATTACAAG GTCTTGCCGATCATCTAAGAGCTGAAAATAGAGAGTTACACGATAAACTACAgagaaatgaagaaagaaaagag ATGTTACACTTGGAGGTTGAGCGTGTAGCGAGACAAGCGGATGAAAGACTTAAAGAGACAGTAGAAGACCTGCAAGAGAAAGTCAAA CATCAACTGCTGCAGTATGAGGAGTTGGATGTTGCCAAGCAGATGGTGGAAGAAGATCTGGAAGCTAGCCAAACACAAAATGAAATGTTACATCAATCTAA GAGCTCACTTGAACAGCGTGTTTCTAGTGCTCAAGGCACCATCAGTCAGCTGCAGTCCAAAGAACAAGAACTACAGCAGAAGGTCGCTGAccttgggtcaaaggtcaaagttgaGGAGGACAAGATCAAAGCCATGGAAGAGAAATACAAGGCAGCTGAAGAGGAAATAGAAGACCTCAAAGAACAATTGCACAG AAATGAACAGTTATACACAAGCAATATGGAATCATTAACAGCCAAATACCAGTCAGTGGAAGATACATTGCAGCATAATGAAGCTGAACACACAAGAGCCATTGACCAGTTGACCTTTGAACTCCAAGCATCACAGACATCTATGATGGAAGTAGAAGAAGAATGTGAAAAGTTGAGAACTCAGAGCAAGCAACTTATGGAATCACTGAATGCAGAAAAG GCAAACAGTCTTGAGGCTGAGGAGAAGTTGACACATAGTATGGGAATTGAAAAGGACCTACAAGAACAACTCACTAAG GCTGAAGATAATGCATCCACattaaagagagagaaagaatccCTAGAGGAGTGTGTCCAATGTCTGACAAAGCAGAAGGAGGAACAACAAGAAGCAGCATCTCTGGCAAATAATGATCTTGAAGAATCACTGGCCCAGTTGCAATTAGACCATAAACAAATACAGGGAGAATACGAAAA GTTGGAAGAAAACTTAAATCAGTCCTCAAAATCTCTGGAAAGTTTACAAGAATCTCACAAGAAACAGACCAATGAGCTCACCAGTGCTCAGAGTAACCAGGCAATGCTTGAGAAACAAATTGCAGACCTGGAGGAGAAGAACAAAGATATGAAACAGGAGTTCACAAGACGACTCATCGAAACACAGAAGAAACTCACTAATAAGCAGAGAGAATTGGAAAG TTTTAAGGTGGATTCAGAGAATGATATGACAGTAATCAGGAGTAGCTTGGAGCAGAAAGTCAACCAATTACAGGATCAAGTCAACTCTATGGAGAAACAGGCTAG TGAACAAATGAGATGTAATGATGACTTGAATTCAACATACCAATCTCTGGAGATCACCGTCAACCAACTGAAACAGTCATTGACAGAAAAGGAAACACAATTAAG ATTATCTGAGGAAACAAGAGAAAAATCTCAAGCTGAAAATAGTCTCCAACAAGAAACCATTGTCCAGCTTCAAGATGACCTTGCTAAGATGGAAGACACCAAGGTGACAGCATTGCTGCAGTCAAAGGAACAACTAGAAGTTGCAATTG AGGAAAAGAAATGTTTGGATGAAGCCTACCAAAGTCTGCACGCCTCAAATTGCCAACTGGAAGAAACCGTGCTGgaacaagaagaagaaataaGCAACTTGATGAAAGAACAGAATGAACTGCAAGAAACAAAGACTGACCTACTAGCGACCAGCGAGAATTTACAAGAAACCGTCCATGAACAACAGAGTACTATCGTCCAAATGATGGAGAATCAGACAAAGTTGGAATGTTTGAAAGAGGATCTGAAAGAATCTAATGTAACCTTGCAGACAAGTCTGAAGGAATACGAGGCGCTTGTTGCAAAACTGAGGGAAGGGAAAAACTCTGCGGTGGAAACTAGTCATACGCTGCAAAACGCAAATTCGCAGTTACAAGACGCATTGATAGTACAACAGCAGAAGGTAAACGGTTTGAAGGAAGAGCAACGGAAGTCTGCCGAAGCTGCTCATGAACTTTCAACCGCAAATTCGCAGTTAAAAGATGCTTTGGAAGAACAACGAATGAAAGTAAATACCTTGATGGAGGAACAACACAAGTCTGCTCAAGCTACTCGTGAATCTTCAACCGCAAATTTGCAGTTACAAGATGCTTTGAAAGAACGACAGATTAAAGTAAACAGTTTGATGGAAGAACAACAGAAGTCGACTGAAGCTGTTCGCGAACTTTCAACCGCAAATTCGCAGTTAGAAGACGCTTTGAAAGAACGACAGATTAAAGTAAGCAGCTTGATGGAAGAGCAGCATAAGTCTGCTGAAGCTGCTTGTGAACTCTCAAATGAGAATTCACAGTTACAAGATGCTTTGAAAGTACAGCAGATGAAAGTAAACAGCTTAATGGAGGAACAGCATAACTCTGCTGAAGCTGTTCGTGAACTTTCAACCTCTAACAATGCCCTAGAAGAAACTGTCTCTGCCTTGAAACAAAAACTTGCTGTACTAGAACAAGAACAGCGCATGTTGTCAGAAAGCAACCATCAACTGGAATCATGCAATGGCAATTTGACAGATGCAGTAGGGCAACTGAAGAGAATGCTTGCGGGGATGGAGCAAGAACAAAAAACATTGACGTCAACGAATGATACGCTGGAAACGGAGAAAGAAGGTCTTCAGGAAATGATCGCAGATCTGCAAGGTCATCTTGAGCAGATGCAGCTGGAATCCAGACAGGTTTTGGAGTCAAGGGAAGAAGCAGAAGCTAGTAATAGGAATCTTCAAGAGCAGCTGAGTAATGTGACAGAGCAATACAGTTTACTATCGAAGGATAAGCAGAGAGTAGAAGAAATGAATGTGGATCTGGAGAGCAAAGTAGCACAACTTCAAGAGGAATGGGG GAGCCATGAATGTCAAGCTACTGATGCAAGTGAACTAGAGAGGCTACAAGAAGATGCATGCAGGTGGCAGACACGCTTTGAAGAACTTCAAGCAAAAGTGGAACCATTCCAA GCACAACTTGACCAGTTTGCAGCTGAACGTGATGCACTGCTAAGTGGTAAATCAGCAGCAGAAAGTGAAGTGACGCAGCTAAGTCTCAACTATGCCAAGTTACTGGGTCACCAGAATCAAAAACAGAAGATTCATCATGTGCTGAAGATTAAGGAGgaaaatatgaaattaaagaag